In the genome of Streptomyces collinus, one region contains:
- a CDS encoding ROK family protein, producing the protein MSGKADPRQAGDGSTSRTRLDRGRAALGPALELVHTGRAPTRAVLTAELGVTRATAGAVAAELEALGLIRVDARPGAAAGSQGRPSHKLAVADDGPVALAAQVHADGFRAALVGLGGRIVATAPGCEVVDADPAKVLASVVTAGAELLRETGLRCVGAGLAVPSAVAEPEGLALNPLHLAWPAGAPVRDIFAEQVRAAGIDGPAFAANDVNLAALAEHRHGAGRGARDLLCVATGHRGVGGALVLDGRLHRGSSGLALEVGHLTVHPEGRPCHCGSRGCLDVETDPLAFLTEAGREPGPEVSLLQQSIDLIRHHHDDPAVRTAAEALIDRLGLGLAGLVNILNPDRIILGGLHRTLLDADPARLRAVVADRSLWGQSGGVPILPCTLDHNSLVGAAELAWQPVLDDPLGALSSRG; encoded by the coding sequence ATGAGCGGGAAGGCGGACCCCCGGCAGGCGGGGGATGGGAGCACCTCGAGGACGCGGCTGGACCGGGGGCGCGCGGCGCTCGGACCCGCGCTGGAGCTCGTCCACACCGGACGCGCACCGACCCGGGCCGTGCTCACCGCCGAGCTCGGGGTGACGCGTGCGACGGCCGGCGCGGTCGCCGCCGAGCTGGAGGCACTCGGGCTGATCCGGGTCGACGCCCGGCCCGGCGCCGCAGCCGGATCGCAGGGCAGGCCTTCCCACAAACTGGCCGTCGCCGACGACGGACCCGTCGCGCTCGCCGCGCAGGTGCACGCCGACGGCTTCCGGGCGGCGCTGGTCGGCTTGGGCGGCCGGATCGTCGCCACCGCGCCCGGCTGCGAGGTCGTCGACGCCGACCCGGCCAAGGTGCTCGCCTCCGTCGTCACGGCCGGCGCCGAGCTGCTGCGCGAGACCGGACTCCGGTGCGTGGGCGCGGGCCTCGCCGTACCCTCCGCCGTCGCCGAACCCGAGGGTCTGGCGCTGAACCCCCTCCACCTGGCCTGGCCCGCGGGCGCGCCCGTGCGGGACATCTTCGCCGAGCAGGTGCGCGCGGCCGGCATCGACGGGCCCGCGTTCGCCGCGAACGACGTCAACCTCGCCGCGCTCGCCGAGCACCGGCACGGCGCCGGCCGCGGCGCCCGGGACCTGCTGTGCGTGGCCACCGGCCACCGCGGTGTCGGCGGCGCGCTCGTCCTCGACGGCCGCTTGCACCGGGGCAGTTCGGGCCTCGCGCTGGAGGTCGGGCACCTCACCGTGCACCCCGAGGGCCGCCCGTGCCACTGCGGCAGCCGCGGCTGCCTCGACGTGGAGACCGACCCGCTGGCCTTCCTCACCGAGGCCGGACGCGAACCGGGCCCCGAGGTCTCCCTGCTCCAGCAGTCCATCGACCTGATCCGCCACCACCACGACGACCCGGCCGTCCGCACCGCCGCCGAAGCGCTGATCGACCGCCTCGGCCTCGGCCTCGCGGGCCTGGTCAACATCCTCAACCCGGACCGCATCATCCTCGGCGGCCTGCACCGCACCCTCCTCGACGCCGACCCCGCCCGCCTGCGCGCCGTCGTCGCCGACCGCAGCCTGTGGGGCCAGAGCGGCGGCGTCCCCATCCTGCCCTGCACCCTCGACCACAACAGCCTGGTCGGCGCGGCGGAACTGGCGTGGCAGCCGGTCCTGGACGATCCGCTGGGAGCGCTGTCCTCGCGCGGGTGA
- a CDS encoding alpha-ketoglutarate-dependent dioxygenase AlkB family protein, translating into MDAELFPRPRAQIAPGAVHLPGWLDADHQRELLDSCREWARPPAGLRTVRTPGGGTMTARQVCLGWHWYPYAYARTVADGDGAPVKPFPRWLGELGRRAVRDTLAGPAPDYDIALINFYDADARMGMHRDSDEKSDAPVVSLSLGDTCVFRFGNTETRTRPYTDVELRSGDLFVFGGPSRLAYHGVPRVHAGTAPPGLGLTGRLNITLRVSGFRHPAERSPAAP; encoded by the coding sequence ATGGACGCCGAGCTGTTCCCCAGGCCGCGAGCGCAGATCGCGCCCGGCGCCGTGCACCTGCCCGGCTGGCTGGACGCGGATCACCAGCGGGAACTGCTCGACTCCTGCCGCGAGTGGGCCCGGCCCCCCGCCGGCCTGCGCACGGTCCGCACCCCCGGCGGCGGCACCATGACCGCCCGCCAGGTGTGCCTGGGCTGGCACTGGTACCCGTACGCCTACGCCCGCACGGTCGCCGACGGGGACGGCGCGCCGGTGAAGCCGTTCCCGCGATGGCTCGGCGAACTGGGCCGCCGGGCGGTCCGCGACACCCTCGCAGGACCCGCTCCGGACTACGACATCGCCCTGATCAACTTCTACGACGCCGACGCCCGCATGGGCATGCACCGCGACAGCGACGAGAAGTCCGACGCACCGGTGGTGTCGCTGAGCCTCGGCGACACCTGCGTCTTCCGCTTCGGCAACACCGAAACGCGCACCCGGCCCTACACCGACGTCGAGCTGCGCAGCGGCGACCTGTTCGTCTTCGGCGGCCCGTCCCGCCTGGCCTACCACGGAGTCCCCCGCGTCCACGCGGGCACGGCACCGCCCGGGCTCGGCCTCACGGGCCGTCTCAACATCACGCTCCGGGTCAGCGGCTTCCGGCACCCGGCCGAGCGGAGCCCCGCGGCTCCGTGA
- a CDS encoding methyltransferase → MTTPWGEPALTRFPEDPRAGLRAWDASDEYLLRHLAAERVPLDGTVVVVGDRWGALVTALAEHRPVQISDSFLAQEATRANVARAGAEPGAVRLLTTQDPPPERIDVLLVRVPKSLALLEDQLLRLAPAVHAGTVVVGTGMVKEIHTSTLQLFERILGPTRTSLAEKKARLIFCAPDPALERPANPWPYVYTLPDGIGPAAGGTVVNHAGVFCADRLDIGTRFFLGHLPQGRGRRVVDLGCGNGVVGTSVALADPDAEVLFVDESFQAVASAEATYQANGAPGHAEFRVGDGLAGVPSGSVDVVLSNPPFHSHQATTDATAWRMFTGARRTLRPGGELWVVGNRHLGYHVKLRKLFGNSRLVASDPKFVVLKAVKR, encoded by the coding sequence ATGACGACGCCGTGGGGCGAGCCGGCGCTGACCCGTTTCCCCGAGGACCCGCGCGCCGGGCTGCGCGCCTGGGACGCCTCCGACGAGTACCTGCTGAGGCATCTGGCCGCGGAGCGGGTGCCGCTGGACGGCACGGTCGTGGTCGTCGGGGACCGGTGGGGCGCGCTGGTCACGGCGCTGGCGGAGCACCGGCCGGTGCAGATCAGCGACTCCTTCCTCGCGCAGGAGGCGACCCGCGCCAACGTAGCGCGGGCGGGTGCCGAGCCGGGTGCGGTGCGACTGCTCACCACGCAGGATCCGCCGCCTGAGCGGATCGACGTGCTGCTGGTGCGGGTGCCGAAGAGCCTGGCGCTGCTGGAGGATCAGTTGCTGCGGCTGGCGCCTGCCGTGCACGCGGGGACGGTCGTCGTGGGGACCGGCATGGTGAAGGAGATCCACACCTCGACGCTGCAGCTTTTCGAGCGGATCCTCGGCCCGACCCGCACCTCGCTCGCCGAGAAGAAGGCCCGGCTGATCTTCTGCGCGCCGGACCCGGCACTGGAGCGGCCCGCCAACCCGTGGCCGTACGTCTACACGCTGCCGGACGGCATCGGCCCCGCCGCGGGAGGCACCGTCGTCAATCACGCGGGGGTCTTCTGCGCCGACCGGCTCGACATCGGGACGCGGTTCTTCCTCGGGCATCTGCCGCAGGGGCGGGGGCGCCGGGTGGTGGACCTGGGGTGCGGCAACGGCGTGGTGGGTACGTCGGTGGCGCTGGCCGACCCGGACGCCGAGGTGCTGTTCGTGGACGAGTCGTTCCAGGCCGTGGCCTCGGCGGAGGCCACGTACCAGGCCAACGGCGCGCCGGGGCATGCCGAGTTCCGGGTCGGGGACGGTCTGGCGGGCGTGCCCTCCGGCAGTGTCGATGTGGTCCTCAGCAACCCGCCGTTCCACTCCCACCAGGCGACGACGGACGCCACGGCCTGGCGGATGTTCACCGGGGCGCGGCGCACGCTGCGGCCGGGCGGGGAGCTGTGGGTGGTCGGCAACCGGCATCTGGGCTACCACGTCAAGCTGCGCAAGCTGTTCGGCAACAGCCGGCTCGTCGCGAGCGATCCGAAGTTCGTGGTGCTGAAGGCCGTCAAGCGCTAG
- a CDS encoding class II fructose-bisphosphate aldolase yields the protein MPLTTTGDLVTRAAAAGSAVASFNVITLEHVEAVVAGAESVCAPVVLQVSENAVKFRAGQLLPLARAAVAVAERAAVPVALHLDHVQSDALLRQAPDAGFSSVMYDAARLPYAENLTATRAAVDWAHTQGLWIEAELGQIGGKNGRPPLDAHAPGARTDPDEARSFVADSGVDALAVAIGSSHAMTTRTAALDHALLKRLSAALDVPLVLHGSSGVPDDELTAAVAGGITKVNIGTALNIALTGAVRDFLTERPEAVDPRSYLTLAREAMTRTVARTLQTLGCASA from the coding sequence GTGCCTCTGACCACCACCGGCGACCTCGTCACCCGCGCCGCCGCGGCCGGCTCGGCCGTCGCCTCCTTCAACGTCATCACCCTGGAGCACGTCGAGGCCGTCGTCGCGGGCGCCGAGTCGGTGTGCGCCCCCGTCGTCCTCCAGGTCAGCGAGAACGCGGTGAAGTTCCGCGCCGGACAACTGCTCCCGCTCGCCCGCGCGGCCGTCGCCGTGGCCGAACGTGCCGCCGTGCCGGTCGCGTTGCACCTCGACCACGTGCAGAGCGACGCCCTGCTGCGCCAGGCCCCGGACGCCGGCTTCAGCTCCGTGATGTACGACGCGGCCCGCCTGCCCTACGCCGAGAACCTCACCGCGACCCGGGCGGCGGTCGACTGGGCACACACCCAAGGACTCTGGATCGAGGCCGAGTTGGGCCAGATCGGCGGCAAGAACGGCAGACCCCCGCTGGACGCGCACGCCCCCGGCGCCCGCACCGACCCCGACGAGGCGCGATCCTTCGTCGCCGACTCGGGCGTGGACGCCCTGGCCGTCGCCATCGGCAGTTCCCACGCCATGACCACCCGCACGGCGGCCCTCGACCACGCCCTGCTCAAACGCCTGTCGGCCGCCCTGGACGTCCCGCTCGTCCTGCACGGCTCCTCCGGTGTCCCGGACGACGAACTCACGGCGGCCGTCGCCGGAGGCATCACCAAGGTCAACATCGGCACGGCCCTGAACATCGCGCTGACCGGAGCGGTCCGGGATTTCCTCACCGAACGCCCCGAGGCGGTCGACCCGCGCAGCTACCTGACCCTCGCCCGGGAGGCGATGACCCGAACGGTCGCCAGGACCCTCCAGACCCTGGGCTGCGCTAGCGCTTGA
- a CDS encoding SIS domain-containing protein, whose product MTHVEDELTSQPECWARAASQAAHHAKVLPAPGERVAIVGCGTSYFMARAAAALREGAGQGETDAFAASEFPHGRRYDRVVALTRSGTTTEILDLLGRLKGATRTTAITADPDTPVRTAAGDLAVLDFADERSVVQTRFATTALTLLRAHLGLHPDAAVTDARTALAEPLPEGLVECGQFTFLGRGWTVGLADEAGLKMREAALAWAEAYPAMEYRHGPISVSTRGTATWMLGDAPDGLAQQVRDTGALWIAGRLDPLAELVRVQRLAVAVAASRGLDPDSPRHLTRSVILAP is encoded by the coding sequence ATGACGCATGTCGAGGACGAGCTGACCAGTCAGCCCGAGTGCTGGGCACGCGCCGCGTCGCAGGCGGCCCACCACGCGAAAGTGCTGCCCGCGCCGGGGGAGCGGGTCGCGATCGTCGGCTGCGGCACCTCGTACTTCATGGCGCGGGCCGCCGCGGCCCTGCGCGAGGGCGCGGGCCAGGGCGAGACCGACGCCTTCGCCGCCTCGGAGTTCCCCCACGGCCGCCGCTACGACCGGGTCGTCGCCCTCACCCGCTCCGGCACCACGACCGAGATCCTGGACCTGCTGGGCCGGCTGAAGGGCGCGACCCGCACCACCGCCATCACCGCCGACCCGGACACACCCGTGCGGACGGCCGCCGGCGACCTCGCCGTCCTGGACTTCGCGGACGAACGCTCCGTCGTCCAGACCCGGTTCGCGACCACGGCCCTCACCCTGCTCCGCGCCCACCTCGGCCTCCACCCCGACGCGGCCGTCACCGACGCGCGCACCGCCCTGGCGGAGCCGCTGCCCGAAGGGCTGGTGGAATGCGGGCAGTTCACCTTCCTGGGGCGCGGCTGGACCGTCGGCCTGGCCGACGAGGCCGGACTGAAGATGCGCGAGGCTGCGCTGGCCTGGGCGGAGGCCTACCCGGCGATGGAGTACCGGCACGGCCCCATCAGCGTCAGCACCCGGGGCACGGCGACCTGGATGCTGGGCGACGCGCCCGACGGACTTGCCCAACAGGTGCGTGACACGGGCGCGTTGTGGATCGCCGGGCGCCTCGACCCGCTCGCCGAACTCGTCCGCGTCCAGCGCCTCGCGGTCGCCGTCGCCGCGTCCCGCGGACTGGACCCCGACAGCCCGCGCCACCTCACGCGCTCGGTGATCCTCGCGCCCTGA
- a CDS encoding DeoR/GlpR family DNA-binding transcription regulator, whose translation MSRDARWKALLELLVERGRLDVEDAAAELGVSAATIRRDFDGLAEQQMLVRTRGGAVVHGVSYELPLRYKTARHASEKQRIAKAVAELVAPGEAVGLTGGTTTTEVARALAVRGDLVSGAPALTVVTNALNIANELAVRPQFKIVLTGGVARAQSYELVGPLADGVLGQITVDVAVLGVVAFDVTHGAAAHDEAEAAINRLLCERAERVVVAADSSKLGQRAFARICAAEAVDTLVTDTAADPEAVRRFEEAGLRVVTV comes from the coding sequence ATGTCGCGCGACGCCCGCTGGAAGGCGCTGCTGGAACTGCTCGTGGAGCGCGGCCGGCTGGACGTCGAGGACGCGGCGGCCGAGCTCGGGGTGTCGGCGGCGACGATCCGCCGTGACTTCGACGGGCTCGCCGAGCAGCAGATGCTGGTGCGCACCCGGGGCGGCGCGGTCGTGCACGGCGTGTCGTACGAGTTGCCGCTGCGCTACAAGACGGCCCGCCACGCCTCCGAGAAGCAGCGCATCGCCAAGGCGGTGGCGGAGCTGGTGGCGCCGGGCGAGGCGGTCGGGCTGACCGGGGGAACCACCACGACCGAGGTGGCGCGGGCGCTGGCGGTGCGCGGGGATCTGGTGTCCGGGGCGCCCGCGCTGACCGTGGTGACGAACGCGCTGAACATCGCGAACGAGCTGGCCGTGCGGCCCCAGTTCAAGATCGTGCTGACCGGAGGGGTGGCGCGGGCCCAGTCGTACGAGCTGGTCGGGCCGCTCGCGGACGGGGTGCTCGGGCAGATCACCGTCGACGTGGCGGTGCTCGGTGTCGTCGCCTTCGACGTCACGCACGGTGCGGCGGCGCACGACGAGGCCGAGGCGGCGATCAACCGGCTGCTGTGCGAGCGGGCGGAGCGGGTGGTGGTCGCCGCCGACTCCAGCAAGCTCGGGCAGCGGGCCTTCGCCCGGATCTGCGCGGCCGAGGCGGTGGACACCCTGGTCACGGACACGGCGGCCGACCCGGAGGCGGTGCGGCGCTTCGAGGAGGCCGGGCTGCGGGTCGTCACCGTCTGA
- a CDS encoding glycoside hydrolase family 15 protein, whose product MGGTAQDRGVPGGRRYVPIAEHGLIGDLRSVALVGTDGTIDWYCCPAFDAPSVFASILDAERGGCFELAATVPARTKQFYFPDTNVLITRFFTEDGVGEVQDFMPVGGGPAEAERHRLIRRVVCVRGSIPFRTRVAPRFDYGSLPHTVRLTGDTAQFETDGLTLALTATVPLEADGPDVCGDFKLSEGDSAVFALDKVGGDVTPRRCARTEAEEQFAATVAYWRRWLSASRYKGRWREMVHRSALTLKLLTYAPTGAIVAAPTTSLPEELGGERNWDYRYVWVRDAAFCVYALLRLGFTEEAEAFMDFVTRHISPGDGKVSGPLQIMYGIDGRTELPERTLGHLEGHHGSAPVRVGNAAADQLQLDIYGALIDSIYLYDKWAKPISSGHWDDVCELVDWVCAHWDQPDEGIWETRGGRRNFLYSRLMCWVAIERAIRMANRRGLPADLPRWRECRDTIYRRIMSRGWSEERGAFVQHEDGDVLDAAVLMMPLTKFIAPTDPKWLSTLDALTEELVSDSLVYRYDTRASPDGLRGDEGTFSICSFWYVEAMVHAGRIDEARLAFEKMLTYANHLGLYAEEISHTGEQQGNFPQAFTHLALISAAFNLDRALG is encoded by the coding sequence ATGGGCGGAACGGCACAGGACCGGGGCGTGCCGGGCGGCCGGCGGTACGTACCGATCGCCGAGCACGGGCTGATCGGCGATCTGCGCAGCGTCGCCCTGGTGGGGACCGACGGCACGATCGACTGGTACTGCTGTCCGGCCTTCGACGCGCCGAGCGTGTTCGCCTCGATCCTGGACGCGGAGCGCGGCGGCTGCTTCGAGCTGGCGGCGACCGTGCCGGCCCGGACCAAGCAGTTCTACTTTCCCGACACCAACGTCCTGATCACCCGGTTCTTCACCGAGGACGGGGTCGGCGAGGTGCAGGACTTCATGCCGGTCGGCGGCGGGCCGGCCGAGGCGGAGCGGCACCGGCTGATCCGGCGGGTGGTGTGCGTGCGCGGCTCCATCCCGTTCCGTACGCGGGTGGCGCCCCGGTTCGACTACGGCTCCCTGCCGCACACCGTCCGGCTGACCGGTGACACCGCACAGTTCGAGACCGACGGGCTGACGCTCGCACTGACGGCGACCGTGCCGCTGGAGGCCGACGGGCCGGACGTGTGCGGCGACTTCAAGCTCTCCGAGGGCGACTCGGCGGTGTTCGCGCTGGACAAGGTCGGCGGCGATGTGACGCCCCGGCGCTGTGCCCGCACGGAGGCGGAGGAGCAGTTCGCGGCGACGGTGGCGTACTGGCGGCGCTGGCTGTCGGCGTCCCGGTACAAGGGCCGCTGGCGGGAGATGGTGCACCGCTCGGCCCTGACGCTGAAGCTGCTCACCTACGCGCCGACCGGGGCGATCGTGGCCGCGCCGACGACGAGCCTGCCCGAGGAACTCGGCGGGGAACGCAACTGGGACTACCGGTACGTGTGGGTGCGCGACGCGGCGTTCTGCGTCTACGCGTTGCTGCGACTGGGCTTCACCGAAGAGGCCGAGGCCTTCATGGACTTCGTGACGCGGCACATCAGCCCGGGCGACGGCAAGGTCTCCGGCCCGCTGCAGATCATGTACGGCATCGACGGCCGCACCGAGCTGCCCGAGCGCACCCTCGGACATCTGGAGGGCCACCACGGCTCGGCGCCGGTACGGGTCGGCAACGCGGCGGCCGACCAGCTCCAGCTGGACATCTACGGCGCGCTGATCGACTCGATCTACCTCTACGACAAGTGGGCCAAGCCCATCTCCAGCGGTCACTGGGACGACGTGTGCGAGCTGGTGGACTGGGTGTGCGCGCACTGGGACCAGCCCGACGAGGGGATCTGGGAGACGCGGGGCGGGCGCAGGAACTTCCTGTACTCGCGGCTGATGTGCTGGGTGGCGATCGAGCGGGCCATCCGGATGGCCAACCGGCGCGGCCTGCCCGCCGACCTGCCGCGCTGGCGGGAGTGCCGCGACACGATCTACCGGCGGATCATGAGCCGGGGCTGGTCCGAGGAGCGCGGGGCGTTCGTCCAGCACGAGGACGGTGACGTGCTGGACGCGGCCGTGCTGATGATGCCGCTGACGAAGTTCATCGCCCCCACCGATCCGAAGTGGCTGTCGACGCTGGACGCGCTCACCGAGGAACTGGTGTCCGACTCACTGGTCTACCGCTACGACACCCGGGCCAGCCCCGACGGGCTGCGCGGCGACGAGGGCACGTTCTCCATCTGCTCGTTCTGGTACGTCGAGGCCATGGTGCACGCGGGCCGGATCGACGAGGCGCGCCTGGCCTTCGAGAAGATGCTGACCTACGCCAACCACCTGGGTCTGTACGCCGAGGAGATCAGCCACACCGGGGAGCAGCAGGGCAACTTCCCGCAGGCGTTCACGCATCTCGCGCTGATCAGCGCGGCGTTCAACCTGGACCGGGCGCTCGGCTGA
- a CDS encoding heavy-metal-associated domain-containing protein, with product MPATTYAVSGMSCGHCKATLTRVIGELDGVSGVEVDLDSGHVTVTGSAEPDDAAVAEAVDEAGYELTGRV from the coding sequence ATGCCCGCCACCACCTACGCCGTTTCCGGAATGTCCTGCGGCCACTGCAAGGCCACGCTGACCAGGGTCATCGGCGAGCTGGACGGCGTCAGCGGTGTCGAGGTCGACCTCGACAGCGGGCACGTCACCGTCACCGGCTCCGCCGAGCCCGACGACGCCGCGGTCGCGGAGGCCGTCGACGAGGCCGGCTACGAGCTGACCGGGAGGGTCTGA
- a CDS encoding heavy metal translocating P-type ATPase — protein MSTGTTTGTDAEVELAIGGMTCASCAARVEKKLNRMDGVTATVNYATEKAKVSYSGGVSVGDLIATVEATGYTAREPAPPAEQTDEAPETDELRPLRERLVTAVVLSVPVVAMAMVPALQFAYWQWLSLTLAAPVVTYAAWPFHKAAFTNARHGAATMDTLISVGTSAAFLWSLWALFFGTAGTPGMTHPFELTIERTDGAGNIYLEAAAGVTAFILAGRYFEARAKRKAGAALRALLELGAKDVTVLRDGGREETVPVTDLKAGDRFLVRPGEKIATDGTVVEGSSAVDASMLTGESVPVEVGSGDPVTGATINVGGRLVVRATRVGADTQLARMARLVEDAQNGKAAAQRLADRISAVFVPVVIALALGTLGFWLGNGVGLTAAFTAAVAVLVIACPCALGLATPTALMVGTGRGAQLGILIKGPEVLESTRRVDTVVLDKTGTVTTGRMTLLAVHTAEGTDEAEVLRLAGALEHSSEHPIARAVADGALEKLGALPAPEDFANVPGLGVQGVVEGHAVLVGRERLLAEWAMELPEGLARARVTAEEAGRTAIAVAWDGEVRAVLEVADAVKDTSAEAVGRLRALGLTPILLTGDNEAVARSVAREVGIGEVIAEVLPQDKVDVVKRLQAEGRSVAMVGDGVNDAAALAQADLGLAMGTGTDAAIEAGDLTLVRGDLRAAADAIRLARRTLGTIRSNLFWAFAYNVAALPLAAAGLLTPMIAGAAMAFSSVFVVGNSLRLRTFRAAG, from the coding sequence ATGAGCACGGGTACGACGACCGGCACGGACGCCGAGGTGGAGCTCGCCATCGGCGGTATGACCTGCGCCTCCTGCGCGGCGCGCGTCGAGAAGAAGCTCAACCGCATGGACGGGGTCACCGCCACCGTCAACTACGCGACCGAGAAGGCGAAGGTCAGCTACTCCGGCGGCGTCTCCGTCGGCGACCTCATCGCCACCGTCGAGGCCACCGGGTACACCGCGCGGGAGCCCGCACCTCCCGCGGAGCAGACCGACGAGGCCCCCGAGACCGACGAGCTGCGGCCGCTGCGCGAGCGCCTGGTCACGGCCGTGGTGCTGTCGGTCCCCGTGGTGGCCATGGCCATGGTTCCGGCGTTGCAGTTCGCGTACTGGCAGTGGCTGTCGCTCACCCTGGCCGCGCCCGTCGTGACGTACGCCGCGTGGCCCTTCCACAAGGCGGCGTTCACCAACGCGCGGCACGGCGCGGCCACCATGGACACCCTGATCTCGGTGGGCACCTCGGCCGCGTTCCTTTGGTCGCTGTGGGCGCTGTTCTTCGGCACCGCGGGGACGCCGGGCATGACGCACCCCTTCGAGCTGACCATCGAGCGCACGGACGGCGCCGGGAACATCTATCTGGAAGCCGCCGCGGGCGTGACCGCCTTCATCCTGGCCGGGCGCTACTTCGAGGCCCGTGCCAAGCGCAAGGCGGGTGCCGCGCTGCGGGCGCTGCTGGAGCTGGGCGCGAAGGACGTCACGGTGCTGCGGGACGGCGGCCGGGAGGAGACCGTTCCCGTCACGGACTTGAAGGCCGGCGACCGCTTCCTGGTCCGGCCCGGCGAGAAGATCGCCACGGACGGGACGGTCGTCGAGGGATCCTCCGCCGTGGACGCCTCGATGCTCACCGGCGAGTCCGTGCCCGTGGAGGTGGGCTCGGGCGACCCGGTCACCGGCGCCACGATCAACGTCGGCGGGCGGCTGGTCGTACGGGCCACCCGCGTGGGCGCCGATACGCAGCTGGCCCGGATGGCCCGGCTCGTGGAGGACGCGCAGAACGGCAAGGCCGCGGCACAGCGGCTCGCGGACCGGATCTCCGCCGTGTTCGTGCCGGTGGTGATCGCCCTCGCGCTGGGCACGCTGGGCTTCTGGCTGGGCAACGGCGTCGGGCTGACGGCCGCCTTCACCGCGGCGGTCGCCGTCCTCGTCATCGCCTGCCCGTGCGCCCTGGGGCTGGCCACGCCGACCGCGTTGATGGTGGGCACCGGGCGGGGCGCCCAGCTCGGCATCCTCATCAAGGGTCCGGAGGTCCTGGAGTCCACGCGCCGGGTCGACACCGTCGTCCTCGACAAGACCGGCACCGTCACGACCGGCCGTATGACCCTGCTGGCCGTGCACACCGCCGAGGGCACGGACGAGGCCGAAGTGCTGCGGCTGGCCGGGGCGTTGGAGCACTCCTCCGAGCACCCGATCGCCCGGGCCGTCGCCGACGGGGCGCTGGAGAAGCTGGGTGCGCTGCCGGCACCCGAGGACTTCGCCAATGTGCCCGGGCTCGGTGTGCAGGGCGTCGTCGAGGGCCACGCGGTGCTCGTGGGCCGGGAGCGGCTGCTGGCCGAGTGGGCCATGGAGCTTCCCGAGGGGCTGGCCCGGGCCCGAGTCACGGCCGAGGAAGCCGGGCGCACCGCCATCGCGGTCGCCTGGGACGGTGAGGTGCGTGCGGTGCTGGAGGTGGCCGACGCGGTGAAGGACACCAGCGCGGAGGCGGTCGGCCGGCTGCGGGCGCTCGGGCTCACGCCGATCCTGCTGACCGGGGACAACGAGGCGGTGGCCCGGTCGGTCGCCCGGGAGGTGGGCATCGGGGAGGTCATCGCCGAGGTGCTCCCGCAGGACAAGGTCGACGTCGTGAAACGGCTGCAGGCCGAGGGCCGGTCGGTGGCGATGGTCGGTGACGGTGTCAACGACGCGGCGGCCCTCGCCCAGGCCGATCTGGGCCTCGCCATGGGCACCGGCACGGACGCCGCGATCGAGGCCGGTGACCTGACCCTCGTCCGCGGCGACCTGCGGGCCGCGGCGGACGCCATCCGGCTGGCCCGCCGGACGCTCGGCACCATCCGCTCGAACCTGTTCTGGGCCTTCGCCTACAACGTGGCGGCCCTGCCGCTGGCCGCGGCCGGCCTGCTCACTCCGATGATCGCCGGGGCGGCCATGGCCTTCTCCTCCGTCTTCGTGGTCGGCAACTCGCTGCGGCTGCGCACCTTCCGGGCCGCCGGCTGA
- a CDS encoding class I SAM-dependent methyltransferase: MSPLPRRVLHALERFHAARPWDHNAHFHPWILRQLPGRVGSALDVGCGTGDLARLLARRAQRVHGVDADPEITARARELTPAAAPVTYTAADALTGLGERSYDVITCVAAVHQLPFDRALRTFRDHLAPGGTLVIVGVARERTPVDHLLGVASIPLNIVMALLKTRGRPVPRPVSMTARTRPADLTFTEIVREARAVLPGVRLRRRLLWRYTLVWRRR, translated from the coding sequence ATGTCACCTCTGCCCCGCCGGGTCCTGCACGCGCTGGAGCGTTTCCACGCCGCCCGCCCCTGGGACCACAACGCCCACTTCCACCCCTGGATCCTGCGGCAGCTCCCCGGGCGGGTGGGCAGCGCGCTGGACGTGGGATGCGGCACCGGCGACCTGGCCCGGCTGCTGGCCCGCCGCGCGCAGCGCGTGCACGGCGTCGACGCCGACCCGGAGATCACGGCCCGGGCGCGGGAACTGACCCCGGCGGCGGCCCCGGTGACGTACACGGCGGCCGACGCGCTGACCGGGCTCGGTGAGCGGTCGTACGACGTCATCACCTGCGTCGCCGCCGTCCACCAGCTGCCCTTCGACCGGGCGCTCAGGACCTTCCGCGACCATCTGGCCCCCGGCGGCACCCTGGTGATCGTCGGCGTGGCCCGGGAGCGGACGCCCGTCGACCATCTGCTCGGCGTCGCGTCGATCCCGCTCAACATCGTCATGGCGCTGCTGAAGACCCGGGGCCGCCCCGTGCCCCGCCCGGTCTCGATGACCGCCCGCACCCGTCCGGCGGACCTGACCTTCACCGAGATCGTGCGTGAGGCCCGGGCCGTCCTCCCCGGCGTCCGCCTGCGCCGCCGTCTGCTCTGGCGCTACACGCTGGTATGGCGCCGCCGGTGA